A single window of Candidatus Flexicrinis affinis DNA harbors:
- a CDS encoding AAA family ATPase has translation MALVGQTDMRVALLLAVINPNIGGVLLIGQRGTGKTTAVRSLTDILPAVEVSDCEEGVIEEDLKSPYAETLYPDCYEKHKRGEPISHFEAVKLVELPLTARLDDVVGGINERIAVQRNRVRLERGILARADRNILYVDEVNLLDDTIVDAILDAAAQGSYSVRRGPMVGTYRSRFVLVGSMNPEEGNLRPQILDRFGLRVGVRGLFDGDERRIVFDRMRAFRTNPSAFIQSFEWATAEARDEVQAAKERLEKTSLSDEAFDVGFELIRQLEIDSHRADYVMFEAARAYAAIDGRTRATVDDLLAIAPLALRQRRSTYMKQFFLEQTQEDEEIRASIEALRPK, from the coding sequence ATGGCGCTGGTCGGCCAGACCGACATGCGGGTGGCGCTGCTGTTGGCAGTGATCAATCCGAATATCGGGGGCGTGCTGCTGATCGGCCAGCGCGGGACCGGCAAGACGACAGCCGTGCGCAGCCTGACCGACATCCTCCCCGCTGTAGAAGTCAGTGACTGTGAGGAAGGCGTCATCGAGGAAGACCTCAAGTCGCCGTACGCCGAGACGCTGTACCCCGACTGCTACGAGAAGCACAAGCGCGGGGAACCCATATCGCATTTCGAGGCGGTCAAGCTCGTCGAGCTGCCGCTGACGGCGCGACTCGATGACGTCGTCGGTGGCATCAACGAGCGAATTGCTGTACAGCGCAATCGTGTTCGCCTTGAGCGTGGCATTCTGGCGCGTGCCGACCGCAATATCCTCTATGTCGATGAGGTCAACCTGCTTGACGACACGATCGTCGACGCGATCTTGGATGCTGCGGCGCAAGGAAGCTACAGCGTGCGCCGGGGGCCGATGGTCGGGACGTATCGGTCGCGCTTTGTACTTGTCGGCAGCATGAACCCGGAGGAAGGCAACCTGCGGCCTCAAATCCTCGACCGGTTCGGCCTGCGTGTCGGTGTGCGCGGGCTGTTCGACGGGGACGAGCGTCGCATCGTGTTCGACCGGATGCGGGCGTTTCGGACGAATCCGTCAGCCTTCATCCAGAGCTTCGAGTGGGCGACCGCTGAGGCGCGCGATGAAGTACAGGCGGCAAAGGAGCGGCTGGAAAAGACGTCGCTTTCCGACGAGGCGTTCGACGTGGGATTCGAGCTTATTCGACAGCTCGAGATCGACTCTCATCGGGCCGATTACGTCATGTTCGAGGCGGCGCGCGCCTACGCAGCGATTGACGGTCGCACACGTGCTACCGTGGACGACTTGTTGGCCATCGCACCGCTTGCACTCCGCCAGCGCCGCAGCACGTATATGAAACAGTTTTTCCTTGAGCAAACCCAAGAAGACG
- a CDS encoding O-antigen ligase family protein yields the protein MRSPLRKLALVLIAVLVVILTGTAAIAVEVSVNTLARGTVDPVSADSLPYWQERFGVNAELRTIPADQLDDQLALMRAAGVRWVRQEFDWNALVPERGRYEWVAYDRIVSAVDAVSEIELLAVLVNTPAWARDPRAPNNLTSPPQSTAEFAEFAGSVAARYADSVDYYQVWDEPNLLTNWGMLAPSASRYAALLADASQSLRGADPTAFVIAAGLAPTQERGPDNIHEIAYLNDLLTFGAAQSVDAFAVKPYGLDIGPYDRTIADHVLNFSRAVTTYEALAQHGTPVPPIWATQWGWNTLPDSWRGLPSIWGSVTPQQQIEYTLGALDRIRAEWPWMGPAILHHWNPPYPPDHPQQGFALTRPDGTATPLLTTLLERAQTSSVGAPTGWHAVRTAYAEYSGVWTFRGDSADIGWLRDSRLTFTFEGTSVALLLRQGDYVANLYAEVDGEPANALPRDAAGRAYVALQSADRLPRQGPVLIASGLAPGVHTLTIVADQGFDQYALIGYAVGPPSPVPSWTHWRAASWIAVVVALAGFAGVLWYVDGLSTLLRSARRAFDRLNTPVQLAIAGLSSAALMLTMAVSFGATDGAWARRDPLLALIAVVSAGTVYVNLTLPVTLIALVVLQWCIFQRVVLGLALTAFFAPFFLFPVELFTFAFPMVEIVLLMTLASWVVQSAAGEARRRQAGTTRSSIRLSGLDVLVIAYVVLGIAAASWSALKGPALTELRTLFLEPAAFYLVARTTLRSRSDLLVVIGAFLAAGVAAAGIGLAQYFTGAAIITAEDGSRRLAGVYGSPNNLALYLGRVIPFLAAAALSFTNRWRWMAIGSLVVTVLAAILTQSVGGLFIGIPAGVTIAVLALYGRRAVPWLIGAAILAAVVFVVLAGQSDRFGRALDFTQGTNFYRIRVMQSAVNVIADHPLTGLGLDQFLYAFRDRYIFPDAWPEPDLSHPHNMLLDFWVRLGIGGAVLAIAFVVVSLRTALGAVGAIGQRVESRWLAAGLLGALAALYAHGMVDNSVFVIDLAFVFMLLLCAVQFVRRAEPSSPSA from the coding sequence ATGCGCTCGCCTCTGCGCAAGCTTGCCCTCGTTTTGATCGCCGTCTTGGTTGTGATACTGACAGGCACGGCCGCGATTGCTGTCGAGGTTTCGGTCAATACGCTTGCGCGCGGCACGGTTGACCCCGTAAGTGCCGATTCACTGCCCTATTGGCAGGAACGGTTCGGCGTAAACGCGGAGCTTCGCACAATTCCGGCCGACCAGCTTGACGATCAGCTCGCGTTGATGCGTGCTGCGGGAGTGCGGTGGGTCCGGCAGGAATTCGACTGGAATGCGCTTGTACCAGAGCGCGGCCGCTACGAATGGGTGGCATACGACCGGATCGTGTCGGCGGTAGACGCCGTCTCCGAAATCGAACTGCTTGCGGTGTTGGTCAACACGCCTGCGTGGGCGCGCGATCCACGCGCGCCGAACAACCTCACGTCCCCGCCGCAGAGTACGGCAGAATTTGCCGAGTTTGCAGGGTCCGTCGCCGCGCGCTATGCGGATTCGGTCGATTACTATCAAGTGTGGGACGAGCCGAACCTCCTAACCAACTGGGGCATGCTAGCACCCTCCGCCTCGCGTTATGCTGCGCTTCTGGCGGATGCGTCGCAATCGCTGCGGGGGGCCGACCCGACGGCATTCGTCATCGCTGCCGGCCTTGCCCCTACGCAAGAACGCGGTCCGGACAATATCCATGAGATCGCCTACCTCAATGACCTACTCACGTTTGGCGCGGCGCAGTCTGTCGATGCCTTCGCCGTGAAGCCTTACGGGTTGGATATCGGGCCGTACGATCGCACGATTGCGGATCACGTCTTGAACTTCTCCCGTGCCGTCACTACCTACGAAGCGCTCGCCCAGCACGGGACACCGGTACCGCCGATTTGGGCGACGCAATGGGGGTGGAACACGCTCCCCGATTCGTGGCGCGGCCTGCCATCCATCTGGGGCTCCGTAACCCCGCAGCAGCAGATCGAGTACACGCTCGGCGCGCTCGACCGCATCCGGGCCGAATGGCCGTGGATGGGCCCGGCGATCCTGCATCATTGGAATCCGCCCTACCCCCCCGACCATCCGCAGCAGGGCTTCGCACTCACTCGGCCCGACGGAACGGCGACCCCGTTGTTGACCACGCTGCTGGAACGCGCACAAACATCATCGGTGGGCGCGCCCACCGGGTGGCATGCGGTGCGTACCGCATACGCCGAGTACTCGGGCGTATGGACCTTTCGGGGTGATTCCGCCGACATCGGGTGGCTGCGTGATAGCCGTCTCACGTTTACGTTTGAGGGAACCTCCGTCGCCCTCCTCCTGCGCCAAGGCGATTACGTGGCAAACCTCTATGCGGAAGTGGATGGCGAGCCGGCCAATGCCCTCCCGCGCGATGCCGCCGGGCGGGCTTACGTCGCGCTGCAGAGCGCCGATCGGCTGCCCCGGCAGGGTCCTGTTCTAATCGCCTCGGGGCTGGCGCCCGGCGTGCACACGCTTACCATCGTGGCTGATCAAGGCTTTGACCAGTACGCCCTGATCGGGTATGCCGTTGGTCCGCCATCCCCCGTGCCGTCATGGACGCATTGGCGCGCCGCGTCTTGGATTGCCGTTGTGGTGGCGTTGGCGGGCTTCGCTGGCGTGCTATGGTACGTGGACGGCCTCTCAACCTTACTTCGTTCGGCGCGGCGTGCATTTGATCGCCTTAACACGCCGGTGCAGTTGGCGATCGCGGGGCTGAGCTCTGCGGCGCTCATGCTCACGATGGCGGTGTCCTTTGGCGCGACGGATGGCGCATGGGCCCGCCGCGATCCCCTGCTGGCGCTTATCGCTGTGGTCAGCGCAGGCACGGTATACGTCAATCTAACGCTTCCGGTCACGCTTATTGCGCTCGTTGTTCTACAGTGGTGCATCTTTCAACGCGTCGTGCTCGGCCTCGCGTTGACAGCATTCTTCGCGCCATTTTTCTTGTTTCCGGTAGAACTGTTCACGTTCGCGTTCCCGATGGTCGAGATCGTTCTCCTGATGACGCTTGCCTCGTGGGTCGTTCAGTCTGCCGCGGGTGAAGCACGCCGACGCCAAGCTGGGACTACCCGTAGTTCGATACGTCTGTCCGGCCTTGACGTGCTCGTCATCGCATATGTGGTTCTGGGGATCGCCGCCGCCTCATGGTCGGCACTCAAGGGGCCAGCTCTCACCGAACTGCGCACGCTCTTCTTGGAACCGGCGGCTTTCTACCTCGTTGCGCGGACGACCCTGCGTTCGCGGTCCGATTTGCTCGTCGTCATCGGCGCGTTCCTCGCGGCGGGGGTTGCGGCAGCGGGAATCGGACTGGCCCAGTACTTTACCGGAGCGGCGATCATCACCGCAGAAGACGGCAGCAGACGGCTTGCCGGCGTGTACGGATCGCCAAATAACCTCGCGCTGTACCTCGGCCGTGTCATCCCGTTCCTTGCCGCGGCGGCGCTGTCGTTCACCAATCGCTGGCGGTGGATGGCGATCGGTTCGCTGGTTGTGACGGTCTTGGCGGCGATTCTCACACAAAGCGTCGGCGGGCTGTTCATCGGAATCCCGGCAGGCGTGACTATCGCCGTGTTGGCGCTCTACGGTCGTCGCGCCGTGCCGTGGCTGATCGGCGCCGCCATTCTCGCGGCTGTCGTATTTGTCGTGCTGGCCGGGCAGTCGGATCGGTTCGGCCGCGCGCTCGACTTCACGCAGGGCACGAACTTCTACCGTATCCGCGTGATGCAAAGCGCGGTCAACGTGATCGCGGATCACCCGCTAACCGGCCTCGGGCTGGACCAATTTTTGTACGCGTTCCGCGATCGATACATTTTCCCCGATGCGTGGCCCGAACCTGACCTCTCGCACCCGCACAATATGCTGCTCGACTTCTGGGTGCGCCTCGGCATTGGCGGCGCTGTGCTGGCGATCGCGTTCGTCGTGGTCAGTCTGCGTACAGCTCTTGGCGCAGTTGGCGCGATTGGGCAGCGCGTCGAGTCTCGCTGGCTAGCGGCGGGCCTGCTTGGCGCGCTTGCGGCACTCTATGCGCACGGCATGGTCGACAACAGCGTGTTCGTGATCGATCTCGCATTTGTGTTCATGCTGCTGTTGTGTGCCGTCCAGTTCGTGCGGCGCGCCGAGCCAAGCAGCCCTTCGGCCTGA
- a CDS encoding SDR family oxidoreductase, protein MRVVIAGGAGFIGSHLCDRFIADGHTVVAVDNLITGSETNVQHLSDRAAFSFLKQDICEPFEIDGPVDLVLNFASPASPVDYLELPLETLMVGSYGTRNTLELARIKGATYVLASTSEVYGDPLVHPQHEGYYGNVNPIGPRSVYDEAKRFAEAMTMAYHTKFGLNTHIVRIFNTYGPRMRLNDGRVVPNFVDQALRGEPLTIYGDGSQTRSFQYVSDLIEGVVRLSQSNYHLPVNIGNPNELAIHEFAEVVNMLVDNPAGVVYVHDGRTRDDPQTRRPDIALAARLLGWEPHVSLHDGLVDTFAYFEEQRKRAP, encoded by the coding sequence ATGCGCGTAGTTATCGCTGGCGGTGCAGGATTTATCGGGTCGCATTTGTGCGACCGCTTCATTGCGGACGGGCATACGGTCGTCGCCGTTGACAATTTGATTACGGGAAGCGAGACCAACGTCCAGCACCTCTCAGATCGAGCGGCGTTCTCCTTCTTGAAGCAGGATATTTGCGAACCTTTTGAGATTGACGGACCGGTTGACCTCGTGCTCAACTTCGCGTCACCTGCCAGCCCGGTCGACTATCTTGAGCTGCCGCTGGAAACGCTGATGGTCGGCTCGTACGGGACTCGGAACACCCTCGAACTGGCGCGCATTAAAGGCGCCACGTATGTTCTGGCGTCGACCTCCGAAGTCTACGGCGATCCGCTTGTACATCCCCAACATGAAGGCTACTACGGCAACGTAAACCCGATCGGCCCGCGCAGCGTCTACGACGAGGCCAAGCGATTCGCCGAAGCAATGACGATGGCGTATCACACGAAGTTTGGTTTGAACACGCACATCGTCCGCATCTTCAACACGTATGGGCCACGGATGCGTCTCAATGACGGGCGTGTCGTGCCGAACTTCGTCGATCAGGCGCTGCGCGGCGAACCGTTGACCATCTACGGCGATGGCAGCCAAACTCGCAGTTTCCAGTACGTTTCCGACCTGATCGAGGGGGTAGTCCGGCTCTCGCAGTCGAATTATCACCTGCCGGTTAACATCGGTAACCCGAACGAACTGGCGATACACGAGTTCGCCGAGGTCGTCAACATGCTGGTGGACAATCCGGCAGGCGTCGTCTACGTGCACGATGGCCGTACTCGTGACGACCCGCAGACGCGCCGCCCGGACATCGCATTGGCCGCCCGGCTCCTCGGCTGGGAACCTCACGTCTCCCTGCACGATGGCTTAGTAGACACGTTCGCGTACTTCGAGGAACAGCGCAAACGCGCGCCATGA
- a CDS encoding acyl-CoA thioesterase, which yields MGPHDTNIHGNIHGGVIMKLVDEVGALAAVRHARMPVVTIVIDSMMFLEPIRVGNVVTLNAELTWVGRTSMEVRVEVTAENPLTGTVTMTNTAYLVYVALDPDGRPAPVPRLIYENDEQRKRAEGAEVRQQERKRRQSEDSR from the coding sequence ATGGGGCCGCACGATACCAACATTCACGGCAACATCCACGGCGGCGTCATCATGAAGCTTGTCGACGAGGTCGGCGCGCTCGCGGCCGTTCGCCATGCTCGCATGCCGGTGGTGACGATCGTGATCGACAGCATGATGTTCCTTGAGCCGATCCGGGTCGGAAATGTGGTTACGTTGAACGCAGAGCTGACGTGGGTCGGCCGAACGTCAATGGAGGTGCGTGTCGAAGTTACGGCCGAGAACCCGCTGACGGGCACCGTTACCATGACGAACACCGCCTATCTCGTCTACGTCGCGCTTGATCCGGACGGCCGCCCTGCCCCGGTGCCGCGTTTGATCTATGAGAATGACGAGCAGCGTAAGCGTGCCGAGGGCGCCGAAGTCCGACAGCAGGAACGCAAACGGCGTCAAAGCGAGGACTCGCGATGA
- a CDS encoding glycosyltransferase family 4 protein, giving the protein MARVAIEYSPALLQAGGVGRSVREMTAALLQSARHEYTLVTSGLPAPRLPTELAAQQRSIPIPDRVLTRLWHRAGAAFPASLFVRGHDLFFATNFALPPLPRGMRSAVFIHDLTYLHAADAAVPSLIAFLSSVVPRAVATADVVVVNSLSTKSDLVAAYGVDPERIHPVQFGVGTQFRPVEKAVAQSTAARYGLGGTPYVLAVGTLQPRKNYARLIEAVGSLRSSGHNVHLAIAGPEGWMTEELRVGANGSGDFVHLLGKVPDGDLPALYSGALCFAMPSLYEGYGLPVLEAMACGAPVVTSNVSSLPEAAGGAALLVDPRDVDALADALGGLVTNAELRADLAQRGLDRVRGLTWARTAAELESAFDFALANPRS; this is encoded by the coding sequence ATGGCGCGCGTCGCCATTGAGTACTCCCCTGCCCTGCTTCAGGCCGGCGGCGTTGGTCGCAGCGTCCGCGAGATGACGGCGGCACTGCTCCAGTCTGCCCGACACGAATACACGCTGGTCACCAGCGGCCTTCCCGCGCCTCGCCTTCCGACTGAATTAGCTGCCCAACAGCGCAGCATTCCCATTCCCGACCGCGTGTTGACCCGCCTCTGGCATCGTGCCGGCGCAGCGTTTCCCGCGTCCCTGTTCGTGCGTGGCCACGACCTGTTCTTCGCGACGAACTTTGCGCTGCCGCCGCTTCCGCGCGGCATGCGATCTGCCGTGTTCATCCACGACCTGACCTACTTGCATGCCGCTGATGCCGCTGTTCCCTCATTGATCGCATTCCTCTCGAGCGTCGTCCCACGGGCCGTGGCGACTGCCGACGTCGTGGTCGTCAATTCCCTCTCCACCAAGTCCGATCTCGTCGCTGCGTACGGTGTCGACCCGGAGCGTATCCACCCTGTTCAGTTCGGTGTCGGCACGCAGTTCCGTCCGGTCGAAAAAGCGGTCGCGCAGTCGACCGCCGCGCGCTATGGCCTCGGCGGTACACCTTACGTTCTTGCCGTCGGAACGCTGCAGCCGCGAAAGAACTACGCACGGCTGATCGAAGCCGTCGGTAGTCTCCGCAGCTCAGGGCATAACGTTCACCTTGCGATTGCCGGCCCCGAGGGCTGGATGACGGAAGAACTCCGCGTAGGCGCGAACGGTTCAGGCGACTTTGTGCACCTGTTGGGTAAGGTGCCCGACGGCGATCTGCCGGCCCTATACAGTGGCGCGCTCTGTTTTGCGATGCCTTCGCTTTACGAGGGGTACGGCCTGCCGGTGCTAGAGGCGATGGCGTGTGGCGCACCGGTCGTAACGTCGAATGTTTCGTCTCTGCCCGAGGCGGCAGGTGGCGCTGCGCTTCTAGTTGATCCGCGTGACGTGGATGCGCTCGCCGACGCGCTTGGCGGTCTTGTGACGAACGCGGAACTCCGGGCGGATCTCGCGCAGCGTGGGCTTGACCGGGTGCGCGGCCTGACTTGGGCTCGCACGGCGGCGGAACTGGAATCGGCGTTCGACTTCGCGCTTGCCAATCCCCGGTCGTGA
- a CDS encoding GtrA family protein: MTTTEAAVVETTDVRHFRTPLDGIIRYAANRFGPTRAKEMERFFRFAVVGASGAVIDLGLLFILQQTIIPPTRGLTVALASGIAFFTAVISNFVWTRLWVYPDSRSRSMRRQLAMFTLVSVAGGLFRLLWMALMAFPIGALVTPIAAPVIQAVVGEFEVNQFTEARIGSIVAQMIAMVIVMMWNFYANRHWTYNDVD; the protein is encoded by the coding sequence ATGACGACAACCGAGGCAGCCGTGGTCGAAACCACAGACGTGCGCCACTTCCGCACGCCGCTGGATGGAATCATTCGCTACGCAGCGAATCGGTTCGGCCCGACGCGTGCAAAGGAAATGGAACGCTTCTTCCGGTTCGCCGTGGTCGGCGCTTCGGGTGCAGTCATCGACCTCGGCCTGCTGTTCATCCTTCAGCAGACGATCATTCCGCCCACCCGTGGCCTTACAGTCGCGCTTGCGAGCGGGATCGCATTCTTTACTGCGGTCATCAGCAATTTTGTCTGGACGCGTCTATGGGTGTATCCGGACTCGCGTTCGCGCTCGATGCGTCGCCAGCTCGCGATGTTTACCCTTGTGAGTGTCGCGGGCGGCCTTTTCCGACTTCTCTGGATGGCGCTTATGGCGTTTCCGATCGGCGCGCTCGTCACACCGATCGCCGCGCCGGTAATTCAGGCCGTCGTCGGTGAGTTCGAGGTCAACCAGTTTACTGAGGCGCGTATCGGCAGTATCGTGGCGCAGATGATCGCGATGGTCATCGTGATGATGTGGAACTTCTACGCCAATCGTCATTGGACGTATAACGACGTGGATTGA
- a CDS encoding O-antigen ligase family protein yields the protein MSVGSLTPSRAILPIGALVAAGAIGAASAVLPASTLALVVATFVIVLALLLATPVAVFALLILAPLSALLSVRMPGVLPADLGQVLLALSLSALIAAAVIRRRISLPRLGSPIMLGLLAFVVAGGISAFSAASLSAWTVEWLKWLLMAAVAAWVIAYRRWEWVLFAVTMAGVANAIVGIWIYFGGSGAEHFLITPGSYRAFGTFEQPNPFAAFMGIVAPVAGAASVGYIRAAWAMRRSSYRSRWGTNVLCAGYYGVASALMLAALVFSWSRGAWLAAGVAGVVVALAMPRRRLHSAVLLAGIVAASVLAIASGRLPASITERVASAFTDLVNVSDVRGADVTPENYAVVERLAHWQAAVEMARLSPVTGVGLGNYEVVYPQVRLMSWKFALGHAHNYYLNVLAETGMIGVLAYAGMWVVFVVVSARARAHPDPLASSIAAGLLGSWTYIIVHSVTDQVFVNYAFLHVGVLIGLAGLLHGQTWKLNRLNPQ from the coding sequence ATGAGCGTAGGATCGTTGACGCCGTCCCGTGCAATCCTGCCGATCGGCGCACTTGTCGCAGCGGGCGCGATCGGCGCGGCGTCTGCAGTCCTCCCAGCGTCCACGCTGGCATTAGTCGTTGCCACATTCGTCATTGTTCTGGCCTTACTTCTGGCCACACCGGTCGCCGTATTTGCGCTTCTGATCCTCGCGCCCCTTTCGGCCCTCCTGTCGGTACGCATGCCCGGCGTGCTGCCGGCGGACCTCGGCCAAGTGCTGCTTGCATTGTCACTGAGCGCACTCATCGCAGCGGCTGTCATCCGCCGTCGCATTTCGCTGCCGCGGCTCGGCAGTCCGATCATGCTTGGCTTGCTTGCATTCGTCGTCGCAGGCGGCATCAGCGCGTTTTCCGCCGCGAGCCTATCTGCATGGACGGTCGAGTGGCTGAAGTGGCTCCTGATGGCCGCCGTCGCCGCGTGGGTAATCGCCTACCGGCGCTGGGAGTGGGTGCTCTTCGCGGTGACGATGGCCGGTGTCGCAAACGCGATCGTCGGAATCTGGATCTACTTTGGGGGAAGCGGGGCGGAGCACTTTCTCATAACCCCGGGCTCGTATCGCGCCTTCGGAACCTTCGAGCAGCCCAATCCATTCGCCGCCTTCATGGGGATAGTCGCGCCTGTGGCGGGTGCCGCGAGTGTCGGCTACATCCGCGCGGCATGGGCGATGCGCCGCAGCAGTTATCGATCCAGATGGGGAACAAACGTGCTCTGCGCCGGTTATTACGGAGTGGCCTCGGCGCTGATGCTTGCTGCCCTCGTATTCTCGTGGAGCCGCGGGGCGTGGCTTGCGGCCGGGGTGGCTGGTGTCGTCGTCGCCTTAGCGATGCCGCGCCGGCGTTTGCACAGCGCCGTCCTGCTGGCTGGCATCGTCGCTGCGAGCGTGTTGGCGATCGCATCCGGTAGGCTGCCAGCTTCGATTACCGAGCGGGTCGCGAGCGCATTCACCGACCTCGTCAATGTGTCGGACGTCCGCGGCGCCGATGTTACGCCTGAGAACTATGCGGTCGTCGAACGGCTGGCGCATTGGCAGGCTGCGGTCGAGATGGCGCGCCTGTCGCCTGTCACGGGTGTCGGGCTGGGCAACTATGAGGTCGTGTACCCGCAGGTGCGGTTAATGTCTTGGAAATTCGCTCTCGGGCATGCCCACAATTACTACTTGAATGTTCTTGCCGAGACTGGCATGATTGGCGTCTTGGCCTACGCTGGAATGTGGGTGGTGTTCGTTGTCGTTTCGGCGCGAGCGCGTGCCCATCCCGACCCGTTAGCTTCGTCCATCGCGGCCGGTCTGCTTGGGAGTTGGACGTATATCATCGTCCACAGCGTGACCGACCAAGTCTTTGTGAACTACGCCTTTCTGCACGTTGGCGTGCTGATAGGTCTCGCCGGTCTTCTGCACGGGCAGACGTGGAAACTCAACAGGCTGAATCCCCAATGA